CTTGATGAATGTAGAAAGCCTCGCTGGTCCAATCATCAAGAATATCTTTGGGAGGTTGCTGCTCTGTAGGGAGCTTCGCGATGGCTACCCGCAGGATGCCAACAACACTCTGGCGAGCCGCCTCACGATACAACTCCTGCCATTCATCCCGCTGAATGCCTTGAAATTGCGAGCTACCTTGAAATTGCGCTTCATCGCAATTTGTTTGTAATGTGGATGTTTCCGCCCCGCCCTGAGGGATGCTGAGGGCTAAACGCAAAAGCGCGAAGAATGTTTCCTGTAGGGCGGAATTCATGGAACTCAATATACATTTTACAGGGGCATGACCTCGTCCGTGTCAACAGTTGTTTGCAAAATTACTGGCGGGGTTGTTTTGCGGGGTCCTTGTTATTATATTGAGCGGACCATCCTAAATTAGATGCGTTGCCAGTTTAGACTTTTGTCTATTCCCAGAGTTTTTTTATATGAACTTTTGCGGGTTTTAGGGCCTCTCTTGAAACAGATTTTTATTGTGCTGCTGGCAGTGCTTGCGGCGAATGGATACCCGTCGAAGGGTATCGTCTTGGATTTTGTGGAAACGCCGATTGTGGATGTGGCGCGGGCGATTTCGTTGGCTTATGACACGCCGATTCTTGTGGATGAGGGGTTGAACCTGAAGGTAACTTTTCACTTAGAGGGTGTGGGCTTGCTGGAAGGCGTGTCTGCCCTATGTGGGGCCAACGGGTTGACCGTGGTTCAGGAGGGGCGAGTGTTTCATATCCGGCGGGCCGTGGACCGCGGGGTGCATGATTTTTCCATCAAGAATGGGCGGGTGAATGTCTCCGCTCGGGATAAACCTGTGGGGGATTTTGTCCGAGAGTTCGCCTTGAATTCGGGGCTGAACATTCTGGCGAGCCCTGGGTTGTCAGGGGTGGTGACCGGCGAGTTGCGGGATATGGACGCGGAGGCTGCGTTTCGTGCGTTGATGAAAGCCAATGGATTTCGGGTCTGGCGTGAGGGGGAATGCCTCCGTGTTGACGCTGCAGGTGCGTTGGGCGCTTTGCAGGCAGGTGGCGCGGGGAGCCGCGGAGGTTCGCGGGAAGGCGTCAATGTGCGTGTGGAACGAGACGGCGATTTGTTCTCGCTGGAATGTAACGGCGGGGAGCTTGGGGCGGTGTTACAATCGCTGGCGGAAACGGCGGGCTTGAACTTGGGTATGTACGGCGACATCCGTGAGGCGGTGCACTTGAAGTTTTCGGGTGTGCCGCTGGAGGAATTGTTGAGCGCTCTCTTTAAGGATAGGCGGTACAGCTACGTGCTGGAAGGCGGTTCCCTGCTGGTGTCCGAGGGTGGTTCCCGCAGGGCGCTGTCGGGTACCCGACTTGTGGCCTTGAAGCATGTGAACTGCGAGAAGGCGATGGGATACTTCGCCAAGTTCATGCCCAGCGAGAGCTTTGCCGTCACGGAGGTTCGGGAGCAGAATGCGCTTCTGTTGGGCGGAACTCCCGCGGAATTGGAAATGGGGGAGGCGTTGTTGCGGCTGGTGGATGTTCCCGCCCTGCAGGTAACGCTCTCCTGCATTATCGTCGAGCTGAAGCGGGGACGCAATTTTGAAATCGGGTTTCACAGCGGGGCGACGCGGAAGACTGCGGCATACGACGTGGGGGCCCGAGGGTATTTTGATTTCCTCGGGACGGATTTTTCTAAGGCGGGTGCGTTCGGAAAGGTGGGGCTTTTGCCGGACCGTTTCGAAGTGGAGTTGGCGTCGCTGGAGGAAAATAACCGCGGGAAAGTTCTGGCCCGACCGCGCCTTACCACATTGAACGGCAATAAGGCGGAACTGAATGTGACAAACACGGTGTATTACTTAGTGAGCCAGGTATCCGCTGATGGATATCCCATCACGGATTACCGCTCCTTCAATGACGGAATTTCTCTGGAGATGATTCCGTCGGTCACTCTGGATGGGAACATCACTCTGGAGGTGTCCCCCGAGATCAAGACTGCGGGCCGATCGACGGGGGATGGGCCTCGCGATATCAGCACCCGCAATTTAAAAACGGTGGTGGTGCTGAAGGATGGGGAGTCCCTATGCCTGGGCGGCCTCATTCGCAAGAATAAAACCGAGGTAAGGTCCGCGGTACCTTTCCTCGGGAGCATTCCCCTCATCGGGCGGCTGTTTAGCTATGTGTCTGAGGAGGAAGAAGAAAATGAGCTGGCGATTTTCATTACACCCCATGTGGAAAAATAAGAGGTAATTGTTGCTGGTTGTTGCAGGTTGTTGCGGCGGCGGGTGCAGGTGATTTCGGGTTGT
This is a stretch of genomic DNA from Fibrobacter sp. UWEL. It encodes these proteins:
- a CDS encoding type II secretion system protein GspD — protein: MKQIFIVLLAVLAANGYPSKGIVLDFVETPIVDVARAISLAYDTPILVDEGLNLKVTFHLEGVGLLEGVSALCGANGLTVVQEGRVFHIRRAVDRGVHDFSIKNGRVNVSARDKPVGDFVREFALNSGLNILASPGLSGVVTGELRDMDAEAAFRALMKANGFRVWREGECLRVDAAGALGALQAGGAGSRGGSREGVNVRVERDGDLFSLECNGGELGAVLQSLAETAGLNLGMYGDIREAVHLKFSGVPLEELLSALFKDRRYSYVLEGGSLLVSEGGSRRALSGTRLVALKHVNCEKAMGYFAKFMPSESFAVTEVREQNALLLGGTPAELEMGEALLRLVDVPALQVTLSCIIVELKRGRNFEIGFHSGATRKTAAYDVGARGYFDFLGTDFSKAGAFGKVGLLPDRFEVELASLEENNRGKVLARPRLTTLNGNKAELNVTNTVYYLVSQVSADGYPITDYRSFNDGISLEMIPSVTLDGNITLEVSPEIKTAGRSTGDGPRDISTRNLKTVVVLKDGESLCLGGLIRKNKTEVRSAVPFLGSIPLIGRLFSYVSEEEEENELAIFITPHVEK